The DNA region GCTCTCGTGGTCATGCCCAAGCCCTTGATTTTCAGATAAGAAGTCTGGAGTGAGAGATTCgaagtggagaaggagaggctggGTTGCCGGCGAGTCTCCGATTCCGGCAGCGTCGACGCGTCTCACTGGTATGGATAGCTTCATCTCCTCATCCTCGACGTTCCTATACCTTTAGCTTGTCGAGACGAGGTCAGGTGAGGGAGAATCTAAGAGGAGGAGTTTCTAAGTTTTCCGGTCGTGTTCTTCGTTTTCCGGCGGCGATTGGTTTCGATCAAGGTATGAAACTTTGTCCATTTTTCAAGCTCTACCTCTGTATATGCATGGAATTGAGTTTGGTTGCGTTTTGGCGATTTTGGATTTTAGGCAGTGGAGGACCACCGTCTGTGGCCATTGTTCACGACGGCGGCGGTAGTTGTAGGAGNNNNNNNNNNNNNNNNNNNNTTGGTGTTGTTAATGCTAGTGATTAGTTGTTGGTTAATATTGAAGTGAAGGAAGACTGCACagattgttattgttattgtttgatgattttgggttttgaatgAGTATTGAGATTGAAAAGAGTTTCTTTATGATGGAGCTTATTTGCTGAAGTTGAGTTGAGGCTTGTCTGCAAAATGGTTGAGCTGATGTTGGTGTTGTTACATGTTTGCTTTAAAGTCGGGGAAGATTGGATGTTAGATTATAGGGAAGTAGAAGAAGATCATTTGTTTCAAGTTTGGGTGTAGAGAGTAATTTCGGATACTATGATTAAATTCCATTTGAGGTTGAATTGGTGTTCGGAGTGGAATTGGGTCATGGTAGCTCATTCGACTTTAAAGGGGTTGGAGAAAGCGAGTAAATGCAAGAGTTGGACAGTTTGAGAAAAGTATGTAGAAAACGGCAAAAGAGGatttgggtgtccttagtagTTTTGAGGACATGGTCGTATCAATTTGAAGTGGATATTGGAGTGTTATGTATGGATTTGGGATTGGAGTTAGTTgaatgggtgtccatagtataTCTAATGGGTGTTCTTAGTAAATCTAATTAGAATGTTTAGTAAACTTGGGACTTTATATTATTCTCCTGGAACTTTATATTAGAATGATAATAAATTGGTATAGTTTTGATGATGCATTAGGCTTTGTATGGCcggattgatttgatttaatggatataaaagaaaacatattaaattttggtgtGTATCATGAAATGGTTCTTGGGAGGCCGTaagtagggttttgattttggacttaTAGTGGTAAATGTGACGTTGTTAGTGTAGGTAGAGAAGTAGATTAAAATGTTGAACTAtgagtggcttgatccctttaaaaagggtacgtaggcagcccgatcaatgttttgggtgcagccgcaaattaataaaataaaatttaggttccaaaTACGACAAAAATGTTTGTCGTTTTATTTGATTATGAGATTCTATCTAATTTTCAAATTAGGATTTCCTTATTGATTATATTTGTTTATCCTTTTAACACCtaggtcagggtgttacacgACGAGACCACACTCCAAAAGCAAAGGTAGCCGCACCTCCACCATCCCTCATATTCATCAAAGAAGCCGCCCCCGCGACCTCCCTAACCTCCACCATAGCCGATGGACGTCCGAACCGCAACTTCACAACGATCCCTTCCACCGCAGCACAACGTTGTAACCCTAAAGAGGGCCACTTTTGAGACCCCGTATTTCCTTTGCCCATCGCTATTTCTGGTGACCACTTGACCACCGCAACAGCCGAGACACCATCACCCCTCTCCAGGCCTCCCAAGGCAGCAACCTTCCTCCACGAGATCTCCCCCAAGCACACGCCGGTGAATCCCCGCATCCCGCACATCCGAGCAAAGCCAAAAGACCTTCACACCGCCGGCATACATACCCGATCGTCGTCTGCAAACCGTCGCATCCATGGCAAAACCCTAGGTTGCAGAGCAAAAACACTCTGATATTCGCGGATTCCCATCCTCAAACAGATTCACCATTTTCTTGATGTTAATTCCTCATACATACATGATAATTTTAATCACATATTTAGTTTCTTATGATACTGAGCGAAGAGATctaagaaagagaaagatgtTACAGTTGGGAGAATATATTGTAAGGAAATAGTCTGAAATACATAGAAAATGATTATAGGGAAACGAAGGGagaaataaccaaaaaaaagggTAGAAAGACGTGTATGAAACAAATAGAGATGTGCATGTGAATAAAATGAGTCCTGCTACATGCACAAAAAAGTTATACCAAAATATGATACCAAATTATATGGCGTCCTAGGTGGCATCTACCACGTCATCActttcaattgaaaattttcaacatacttagttttattcttttaaattACCCTACAAATGTagtagtaataataataataataataataagtagTTTCCTTATCTAAATGAACGACTTGATGAGAATTAACCTATAATTAACCTAGCATAGACGTCTAATCACCAAACGTATTGCAGACCAACTAATTTTCTCACCAATCTAGATTAATCATCATGTTACTGAGATTCTTCCAAACTGtaaaaatcaaacacaacctTCATTGAAGAAGTGGCCTGCATCGTTCAACATGGATCGAGGCATATCTAATGTAATCATTAGAAAATCCATAGTATTGTTTTGGGAAAAAATGGTAGTGATAGacataattttccttttggcAATATCTGGGTATCCTTTTTGTAGTGATAAGCATACTTAGAATTTGATTGAATACGCATGATTCTTAACAAGCCCTTTGGGTACCCTTTTCATCATCGATGACTTTGCCCAGAAAATTGAAAGGCAACACAACACGTTAATTACAAGATCATAAGGTATTGACGATGAAGGAAATAAATTTAgcgatttttattttggatttccTATTCAAAAGTAAACAATTTAATAAGAATGCATGCTTGGAAACTAATTAGGTTTAAGTTGATGATGTGTCAtgtgccacatcatttggtatagaatttttgtaaaacATTTTGGTGTCTTTAGCATTTTccgaataaaatttctctcctaaaaaaaaagaaaaaaaaagaaaatcctaACTAAGATGGAATTGAACAAATTGCTGTGTTTGGGCCTAAAGGCTCAATCCGTATAAGCTTTGTGTGTATATAATGAAGTATTATTACCCCAAACTCACCTTTTACAAACTCAGccaaccctaaccctaatccCATAGTCGCCCTCGCAGAGCAATATTAATCCCGCTGGTATGTTTCGTACTAATCTGTTTAGTGATGTAGATATTTATTCATGAACTCTATTGATGAGCTAGTTCAATTGATAATGATGAAGTTGATTGAGaaattttcaaatcttttATTGGAGGATCTCCGTGAGGTTCttcacaatatatattttgttaggTCAAGTTTAACAGTATAAATTTGGCTGCAGGGTACTATATTATCGATTTGCAGAAGTACGTAGGATTTGCAAATCCAAATGccattgttttgttgtattCGATTAtccattcttttttgttttgatgctATTATTTTCATGCAGTAGTGCTCCATTGTTCTGatggaaagaaaacaaaccaagaacaagaagagaatGAAGTTGGAGTTGGACAGATTAAGCAACTTACCAAGTGACGTTACGGAACAAATCCTATCATATTTGCCAATCAAAGAAGCAGTGAGGACTAGTATTTTATCAAGCAATTGGAGGCACAAATGGGCTACACTACGCCGTCTTGtgtttgatgataaaacagCTAAACGCAACAGTATTAGAAGAGAAAGAGCTATCGATCATGTTCTTTTACTTCACCGAGGTCCTATAAACACTTTCAAGTTGTCTTCAGAAGAATATATACATAGTTATGAATTCGATAGATGGATTCTTTATCTATCAGGATTCTCTATCAAAGAGTTCATACTAGAAAGGCATCCATCCGGCAGTTACAGTATCTCATcctgtttgttttcttataaagaTCTGAATCACTTAGGGTTAAGAAATTGTTCGCTGAATCCCCCTTTGACATTCAAAGGCTTTGCGATGTTGAAGAGCCTTGATATTAGAAATGTCAGTGTGGCAAAAGATGTGTTGGAAAAAATTATTGTTGGCAGTCCACTGCCCGAGAGAATGATTCTATTCGACTTAGTGAGTGTCGGCGTTCTCGAGGTTGATGCACCAAATCTCCAATTACTTAAAGTTGTTGgtgtttttgaagaaattaagcTTCAGAATGTCCCAAATCTAGTTAATGTTTCAATCGGCCAAAAAAGAATCGACTACAAAGAGGTTTCTAGAAGAAATTCTAGCAAATTGCTCCAGTATTTTCTTAGCCTGCCTCGTATTGAAAGACTCACCATTGAAGGTTGCCTTCTAGAGGTAATAGTCGGATTGCCTGGTTTCATACTTTCGATTTGATTAACATTGTCATGGGAATTGAATACTgactttattgttttacatatgcatgatttttgCAGCAATGTGTTGTTAATTCCTTTCCCTTGCCGGCGGAGCTGCCTGAACCGCTTTCATGTCTGAACTTTCTTTATATAAGCATGCGCTTGAATAGTTTGGACGACATTTTAGTTGCTACACTTCTTCTGAAAAGCTCACCTGCTCTACAAGCTCTAGAAATCGAGGTACGTACTTTCATTACTTGGATTGGACAAATTGTGgttgatgcatgcatggagTGAGCTGTTTCTTCAGAATTTGAGATTAATATATGTGATGCCATATATTGATAACCTATTTCCAGGTTCGCCATGGGAACAAGTCCAATGCTGAAGAACAAGCAACTGATTGGTTAAATAAGAATCGGCTTTGGGAATTCACTCAACTGCGACGTCTGAAAGTAACCGGCTTCTCTTGTGTTACCGGAGAAGTAAACTTCCTTGACTATCTGTTTTCAAGCTTGCCTGCTCTTCAAGAACTAGAAATTTCggtgagttttattttatagcACGCAACGTATTCTCatgttgaaataaaatcaaaatgtcaACTAACTCGATTTATGTATATAATATTCGTAGTttagagacaaaaaaaatttgaggaagcagaagaggaagagagtaGATGCTGCTGCTGGGGGAGATTCTAGCAACCGAAAATGCACATTCAACCAACTGAGAATTATGAAAGTAACCAACTGTAGTGGTGTTAAAGCTGAAGCATGTTTCATCAGATTTTTGCTTTCAAGTTCACCTATGCTCAACACGATGATTCTTCAGCCTGTTTCTGCCGGAATTTCTTGGGAACTAGTTGAGTTGATGATATGGTTCAATCGCTATTCGGCGCATGCTGAGTTAAAAGTCTTGAAACCATTATGTCCCTTGAGCGAGTCCTATAATGGCTCCTATACTGAGGGTCGGTACCTCTCCACCACTGAGTCCTACTCTGACGACTCGTCCCACTCTGATGACTTCTCTGATTCTGATGAATCCTTTGATTCTGATGACGACTGAAAGTGGAATGGTGATTGTCTGATTACAGTGGTTTTTATGCGCCTAatacaaagtttttttttttttcttttacttcaatttctttttgagaaattaCCCTTGATATGCAATTTCTGGTCTAATGTGTTTTTACTTGTACACAGTTCGCTTGCTTAACTATTTAACACTGATCCGTCAAATTAGTGATGTTTCATTTAGTTTCATATTATCCTCAAACATGTATACACATAGTAAAGGAATAGACATAATTGATGTTAGAAATTAGATGGGAGCATAGAAACTCGAATGAACGCATACACTTCATGTTTTCCATATCGAATAGAATGCCTTACGAATTTGATTTAggctaaaagaaaattgaaaatgtagAAGTTAGAGAATTTTGATGCTAGTGCCACGTATACTTGCTGTCTAAATAGGTTTCGTGGTTATCCCATGAAGCTTGAGGAAAATATGGTCAGATTCTCCCACCGATATAGGGAGTTTTGAAAACAggacaaaaaataattgaagaaaaacaaaaaaacaaaaaattaatatataacaaaaccctagctgTGCATGGACCAGGCCTGAACCGCATCGTAGCAGGAAAGACTTGCgcgtgtatatatacaaaagtaacaaaaccctagctagccaACTTCTTCCCCACATCGCATTCGTAGTGAGATTTTGTAGAAGAATATCGAGCTAGCTCCGTCTTCTTGAACTTGGTAAGTTTTAATATAAACTAAATTAAAGTTGAGAAGTATTCTATGTTTCTGATGATTTTCTGTGCAAAATTACATGTacttattttgttcttgttgagCGGATCGGTAATTAGGGCCGGGAGATCTCTTCCCCATCAAGTACTATTTGATTCTCTTCGCAAGATTAATTtagtttcttgattttcagACTACGATCGAAGTACCAATTCTTAACACAGAACACGCCatattgttatattgttgAACACTTGAATGactgtttcttctcttttttctttttttgatactACTGTTTCTTCGATCTCATATTACTTGGCTTGATAGCATTGATCCTTTGAAGATCACCCTAATCCGGCCTATGTATTGATCAGCTAGTTCAATTGATAATGATGAAGTTGATTGAGAAAGTTTTCCAAACTTCTATTGGAGGATCTCCGTGAATTTCTTCAcagtatatatagtttgttgGGTCAAGATTCACGGTATTAATTTGGTTGCATGGGCACTATCGTTTTGCCGAAGTAGGATTTGCAAATCCAGCTGCCATTGTTTTGCTGTATTCGATtggatttttttggtttttgttttttgttttgatgccATTGTTTTCATGTAGTGCTCCATTGTTCTGatggaaataaaacaaaccGAGAACGAGTATGAAAGGGAGTTGGAGCTGGACAAATTAAGCAACTTACCAAGTGATGTTACAGAAAAAATCCTATCATATTTGCCAACTAGAGAAGCAGTAAGGACCAGTTTTTTATCAAGAAATTGGAGGCACAAATGGGTTACTGTTCCGCGTCTTAtgtttgatgataaaacagCCAACCGCAACAGTTTTCAAATACAAAGAGTTATCGATCATGTTCTTTTACTTCACAAAGGCCCTGTAGACTCTTTCAAGTTGTCCACAGTGATATATCTAACCAATAATGAGTTTGATAGATGGATTTGGTATCTATCAAGATTCGCTATCAAAGAGTTCATACTGGAAAGAAGATATCCATCCGACAATTACAATGTCTCTTCCCATCTGTATTCTTACAAAGATCTGACTCACTTGGAGTTAAGCAATTGTTCTCTGAATCCCCCTTTGACATTCAAAGGCTTTGCGACGTTGAAGAACCTCAACATTCAAAATGTCAGTGTGGCAAAAGATGTGTTGGAAAAAATTATTGTTGGTTGTCCACTGCTTGAGAGAATGATTCTATGCGACTTAGAGAGTGTCGACATTCTCAATGTTGATGCACCAAATCTCCAATTCCTTAAAGTTGTTGGTGTTTTTAAAGAAGTTAAGCTTCAGAATGTCCCAAATCTAGTTCATGTTTCAATCGGCCAAAAAAGAATCGACTACAAAGAGGTTTCTAGAAGAAATTCTAGCAAATTGCTCCAGTATTTTCTTAGCCTGCCTCGTATCGAAAGGCTCACTATTGAAGGTTGCCTTTTAGAGGTAATGGTTGGATATTCTGGTTTCATATATACTTTCAATTGATTAACATTGTCATGGAACTTTGTTttacatatgcatgatttttgCAGCAGTGTGTTGTTAATTCCTTTTCCTTGCATACGGAGCTGCCTGAACCGTATCCATGTCtgaattttctttctataAGCATGCGCTTGAATAGTTTGGACGACATTTTAGTTGCTATGTATCTTCTGAGAAGCTCACCTGCTATACAAGTGCTAGAAATCGAGGTACTTACTTCCTTTACTTGGATTGGATAAATTGTACGTGGTTGATGCATGCATTTCATGACTGAGGTGTTTCTTCAGAATTTGAGATTAATATGCCATTGACGACCTTTCTCTAGGTCCGCCAAGAGTCTAATGCTGAAGAACAAGCAACCAATTGGTTAAATAACAATCGGCTTTGGGAATTCACTCAACTGCGACGTCTGAAAGTAACCGGCTTCTCTGGTGTTACCGGAGAAGTAGACTTCCTTGACTATCTATTTTCACGCTTCCCTGCTCTTCAAGAAATAGAAATTTCGGTGAGTTTTAATTTATTGCATGCAATGTATTCTCATGctgaaataaaattaaaatgtcaaCTAACTCGATCtatgtttgtaatatttttagtttagaGACTACACAAATATGGGGAAGGGATTAGATGCTGCGGCTGGGGGAGATTATAGCAATCGAAATTGGTCGCTCAACCAGCTGAGAATCATGAAAGTAACCAATGTGAGATATGAAGCAAGTTTCATCAGATTTCTCCTTTCAAGTTCACCTATGCTAAACACGATGACTCTTCAGCCTGTTTCTGCCGGAATTTCTTGGGAACTACTTGAGTTATTGGTGAAGGAGTTCAAGCGCTATTCGCATGCTGAGTTAAAACTCTTGAAACCATTATCGAGCGAGTCCTATAATAATGACTTCTATTCTGATGACGTCCGGTGCATGTGCACCAGCGTCCCCGCGGTAGCTTCAGGCTGGGACATATGATCGTCTGATCGAAGTGGTTTTATGCGCTTTTGGTGATGGCTGATTGGCTTTTCCTAATAgctaatataattttattttattttttattgtgaAATTACCCTAGAGAgtttctttttgagaaattaCCCTAGACAGTTTCTGCTCTGATGCTATGCACTTGTACACAGTTCGCTTGGTTAACTTTTTAACACTGATCCGTCAAATGAGTGATGTTTCATTTCATGATATTCTCCTCAAACATGCATACGTACATAGTAAAGGACACATTGATGTTAGAATTAGATGGGAGCATAGAAACTCGAATGAACGTACACATTTGATCAGACTTCAAGTGTTCCAAATTGACAAAAATCCTTACGAACCACATTTGGGCTAGAGGAAAATATGGTCAATTAATTCCCCACCGGATTATGCCttaaaattgtctttttgtttaaaaacgatatgatataatttttttaattagtgaTGTGTTTAGGTAACATAACATGTCATCTATAATTAAGGCCACAAATGTTAAGCCTTATTAAgaccaaaaatcattttcctattAGCTAATCATAGGAGTGGAAGAATTTATGGTTTCTGTTTAATAATAAACCTTAATTTACATGCATCTTGGTATATTACTAATCAAACTAAAGTTTACAGGCTCATCGAAGTGGAAGGAATATTTGAGTCTTTGAGAATGGAGGTGGAGGGCCATTTTTCTCTATAATTATGTCTGTTGAGAGTTGAGAGATTAAGAGCGTCACTAAGAAACTGAGAATATATCGTAGCTCTAAGACTTGTTATAATGGGAAAGTCTTTTGCAGAAAATTATCTTGGCCGGCGGTGATTAGTTGAGGCTTTTGTTGCCTGCTTGCGTACTGGTAACGCACCAAGTTGTAGTTGTTCCTTTCGTAGTGGCTGGAATCAGACTAATGCGGAGCTGAAGCGGCCAACCATTTTAGGATGAAGCCTTGTATTTGACATGAAACCGATGAGCGATGAGCGAAAGGAGGGTCTCCGCCTTTACGATCCTAAAAGTGAAATGATTAGGTATAGTCTATGTGCAGCATTATCACAAACATTTTATCTACCGATTGCGTGATAGATGAAGAGTATGTAATGGTCTTTTCTTGGCTTGAGTAGTTGAGCTTAATATTAACAtgatatttattcaaaaaatgaGGCTAATTGGTCaaccttttctttgtttggagTCGGAGCTTTATTTCGTGATCCCATTAGTTAGTTTTAGACAATATAATCTATAGCAGTCTCTTATGATGATATCTACAAAGTtagtgttttttatttttttttctttctgaaaatcGATGGTTATTGCATAACGTTGGTCCATAATTCATGATAATTTATTCATTATTAATGTAGTTTATCTTAGACTAAAAAGTTAGAGATTTGTGTgactctttttgttttctacatAAGATAACTCATGAATCATGTTAGTGAACAAAAGTGTAATCGAACCGCCAAACCGGAGTGAAAACGGTTGACTCAAGTCCGTCCTCGTTCACTGTTTGCGGCCCGCACGTTCCGATACACGTTCAAATTCCCTCACCTCAACACCTCTATGACGTGTCCTGTTCAGGGTTTTGCTGGGATTTATGCCCCACACAACACACCGTACACGTGGGTACGCGACGC from Fragaria vesca subsp. vesca unplaced genomic scaffold, FraVesHawaii_1.0 scf0512956, whole genome shotgun sequence includes:
- the LOC101311148 gene encoding F-box/FBD/LRR-repeat protein At1g13570-like codes for the protein MEIKQTENEYERELELDKLSNLPSDVTEKILSYLPTREAVRTSFLSRNWRHKWVTVPRLMFDDKTANRNSFQIQRVIDHVLLLHKGPVDSFKLSTVIYLTNNEFDRWIWYLSRFAIKEFILERRYPSDNYNVSSHLYSYKDLTHLELSNCSLNPPLTFKGFATLKNLNIQNVSVAKDVLEKIIVGCPLLERMILCDLESVDILNVDAPNLQFLKVVGVFKEVKLQNVPNLVHVSIGQKRIDYKEVSRRNSSKLLQYFLSLPRIERLTIEGCLLEQCVVNSFSLHTELPEPYPCLNFLSISMRLNSLDDILVAMYLLRSSPAIQVLEIEVRQESNAEEQATNWLNNNRLWEFTQLRRLKVTGFSGVTGEVDFLDYLFSRFPALQEIEISFRDYTNMGKGLDAAAGGDYSNRNWSLNQLRIMKVTNVRYEASFIRFLLSSSPMLNTMTLQPVSAGISWELLELLVKEFKRYSHAELKLLKPLSSESYNNDFYSDDVRCMCTSVPAVASGWDI